A window of the Luoshenia tenuis genome harbors these coding sequences:
- a CDS encoding sodium ion-translocating decarboxylase subunit beta, with the protein MFDIDLGQTLLKFAQDTGFSVITWQQAVMLLVSCVLIYLAVVKQYEPLLLLPIAFGMLLVNLPMGGLMAEPTYYVAEDGTTQVQQVGGLLYYLYQGVKLGVYPPLIFLGIGAMTDFGPLIANPKSLLLGAAAQLGIFVAFIGALLLGFDVNVAASIGIIGGADGPTAIYVTSRLAPDYLGPIAVAAYSYMALVPIIQPPIMKALTTKKERNVIMEQLRPVSQTEKIIFPIAVTIIVALLLPSAAPLIGMLMLGNLMRESKVVDRISKTAQNELINIVTIFLGVTVGATANAERFLQADTLLIIALGLIAFAFGTAGGVLFGKIMYKVTGGKVNPLIGSAGVSAVPMAARVSQVVGQKENPKNFLLMHAMGPNVAGVIGSAVAAGVFLSMFAK; encoded by the coding sequence ATGTTTGATATCGATCTGGGCCAGACTTTATTGAAATTCGCTCAGGATACCGGCTTTTCTGTCATTACTTGGCAGCAGGCAGTAATGCTGCTGGTTTCCTGTGTGCTGATCTATCTGGCCGTTGTAAAACAATATGAACCGTTGCTTCTTTTGCCTATCGCCTTTGGTATGCTGCTTGTCAACCTGCCCATGGGCGGCCTGATGGCCGAGCCGACCTATTATGTCGCAGAGGATGGGACAACACAGGTCCAACAGGTGGGCGGATTGCTATATTACCTATATCAAGGCGTAAAACTTGGCGTCTATCCGCCGCTGATTTTCCTGGGTATTGGCGCGATGACGGACTTTGGTCCGCTGATCGCCAATCCCAAGAGCCTGCTTTTGGGCGCTGCCGCGCAGCTGGGCATCTTTGTGGCCTTTATCGGCGCACTGCTGCTGGGCTTTGACGTTAACGTTGCCGCTTCCATCGGTATCATCGGCGGTGCGGACGGCCCGACGGCCATCTACGTTACCAGCCGGCTGGCTCCCGACTATTTAGGGCCCATCGCTGTGGCCGCATACTCTTATATGGCGCTGGTGCCGATTATCCAGCCGCCGATTATGAAAGCGCTGACGACCAAAAAAGAGCGCAACGTTATCATGGAGCAGCTGCGTCCGGTCTCTCAGACAGAGAAGATCATTTTCCCCATCGCTGTTACGATTATTGTCGCCTTGTTACTGCCCTCGGCCGCACCGCTGATCGGTATGCTGATGCTGGGTAACCTGATGCGCGAATCCAAGGTCGTGGATCGTATCAGCAAGACCGCGCAGAACGAGCTGATCAATATCGTTACGATCTTCCTGGGCGTGACTGTTGGCGCAACCGCCAATGCGGAGCGATTCTTACAGGCGGATACGTTGCTGATTATTGCCCTAGGCCTAATCGCCTTTGCTTTCGGTACGGCGGGCGGCGTGCTTTTCGGCAAGATCATGTACAAGGTCACCGGTGGCAAGGTGAACCCGCTGATCGGCTCTGCTGGTGTTTCGGCAGTTCCGATGGCGGCGCGTGTATCTCAGGTGGTGGGACAGAAGGAGAATCCCAAGAACTTCCTGCTGATGCATGCCATGGGACCGAATGTTGCGGGCGTTATCGGCTCGGCCGTTGCCGCCGGCGTATTCCTTTCTATGTTTGCCAAATAA